The Candidatus Eremiobacterota bacterium nucleotide sequence GTTGAACAGAGGGCCGATTCTATCGACTGAATCGTGGCAAGCTCCTGCACCTTCCTAGCAAAGCTTGCATGATGATAGGCGCTGTTTACGGCTATCGCCACGGTTTTCGCAGAGATTGAGAGAAATTTCAGGTCCCGGGCCGAAAAGTTCCACAGCTCTCTTGCTGCCACAAGGATCACGCCGACAAAATGATGCTCCACGGCGAGGGGGACGCAGAGGACGGTAATGCATCCCGCCTTCTTTATGTAATCGAAATGGGGAGAGGTGATATCGCCGGCAGAGAGTATTCCCGGTGTGCCTGTCTTGATAATGTTCCTGAGAAAATCGCATTCTTTCCTTGTAAGGGTGCCCTTTTTCACCGCCTGGCCGGCAGCGCAGGTAATGCTTATCACTTTCTCCTCGTTATGAAGGTCATTGAGAAGAATAGACCCCACTTCGGCAGAGAAAAGCTCAAGAAACTGCATCAGTATGATGTTGAGGGACTGGTCAATATCGATTTCCCCGCTGGCCGATGAGATATAATCATCGAGAAGGGAGGCCTTCCTGTGAATCTTGAGGGTCGTGACACCAGGCTCCTCGATGAGCTTCAAGGACTCCTCAAGAAAAAGGAGCACCTCGCCGGCAAGCTTCAATGAAGCCGGGGAAAGCAGAGGCACCTTATCTGTAAAGGCCTCGACGGTGTTGCTATGGAGCTTGAATGCTGCCGCCAGCTCAGACTTGTTATCTTCAGTGAGAGTATCGGATTTATAAGGCCCTGCGAGGAGAAATCCTTCCGGGAGGCCGAAAAAGACTATGGGCACGACGAGAAACCTCATCCCCATAATGACTTCCTGGGGCCGGTAGTCCGGCGTCATGGCAAACTTCTCTATCACCTGGGAGCCCAGGAGCTTCGAAAAAACCCTGCTCCCCACGATATGGAGGTATGCGCTGTCTTCGGGATGAGGTATCTTTCTTATGACTTTCCCCGCGCTGTCTGTCACGGTGAGGCTTAACCCCGTGATGTTGAAGAAATGGCGCTGAAATATAAAAAACTGAGATGCATCAACTATGCCCTTAAGGGGTGTCCTGTTTTTCTTCATTGACGGCATATCCTGTTCCTCATCATGGAGTGATTGGCTGCCGCAGGGGCAGACACCTGCAACGGCGTTCAGGAATGAGCCTCTGTTCTGCCTGCCGGCTCATAGATACAGATGCGGTCTCTGCCTTTCTGCTTTGCCTGGTAGAGGGCCACATCGGCCTGCTTGATTAACCTCTGGAAAGGAATCTGCTCTTCAAAGGCAGTGATGCCGAAGCTCAGCGTCACGTGCTCCCTGTGCCCTCCATGCTCCACGGCGTGCTCTTTCAGGTAACGCCTGATCTTTTCCGCCACTTTGACGGCTCCCTCTATGGTGGCATTTTCCAGGATGACTATGAATTCCTCTCCCCCGGAGCGGCACACCACATCAGAGGACCTTGTGCTTTTCCTGAGGGCCTCGCCGATGAAACAGAGGACCTTGTCGCCGTAATCATGGCCATGGAGGTCATTGAACTGCTTGAAAAAATCTATGTCAGCGGCCATGCAGCAGAGGGGAATATCAAACTGCCGGGAGGCGACAATTTTCAGGCTGGTTTTCTCCTTGAGGGCTCGGCGGTTGTCCAGGCCGGTGAGCTCGTCGGTCCGCGCCTGGTTATTGAGGTTCGTCACCACATGGTTGCAGAGGATGACGAAATCCTTGTGATCCACTACGCCGTCTCCATTCAGATCACAGGCCATGAGGTCCGCCATGGACATTTTTTCCATTATGAACTGGCCCACAGGAGAATTGCTTACCACATGCTGTAGGATTTCAAGATCGTCGCGGTCCACTTCCTGGTCTCCGCTGATGTCGCCAAGGGTAAAAGAAAAAACCTGCCCGTCGGGAAGGATTTTATTGATGACCGAGCCGATATCGGACTCAGGATCCAAGTCCTTTTTCCCTCTGGATATCTCTTCAGGAGCCATTATGGTGACCTCGGCAGAACAGAATAGTGCAATGAGCGTACCACTATTATATTTGCTCTGCGCAGAGAGAATCCTCTGAGGAACAGATTTCAGGAGCGCTTCCCGTTCAACGCCTGAAGCTCCGCCTTTATTGACTCCTTCAGGGCAGCCTTGAGAGGAGGCGGGAGAAATATGGCATCTGCCGCCACAAGGATCATCGATTTCAGGTCTTCCATCGTGCAGCCCATCCTGGTGAGAGCCTTCTCGTATTCCTTGTTGAGATCGGTGTCGCACACGCCTGGATCATCGGTGTTTATGGTAGCCTTGCCCCCCCCGTCATGGAATTTTTTCAGGGGATGGCTTTCAAGCGACAGAACGGCGCCGGTCTGCACGTTGCTGGTAGGGCACATCTCCAGCACGATTCCCTTCTTTATGAGATCCTGCACAAGGGCGGGATCTTCAAAGGCCCTCACCCCGTGGCCTATTCTCTCGGCATGGCACTCCTCGACGGCGGTGCGAACGCTGTCCGCGCCGCGGGCCTCTCCTGCATGGATGGTCCTGTGGAGGCCATCGTTTTCGGACTCGATAAAGACCGGCACGTAAGGATCGGGAGGATACTGGGCCTCATCACAGGCAAGATCAAGAGCATTCACTCTCCCATACCCCCCGGATGCCTGCGGGGGCTCACCCTCGCAGGCGGCTACGGACCCGCTCTTAAGGTACTCCTCGGCAAGGTCTTCAAGCATTTTGCCTGTCTCGGCGCCCTTGTGGCGGGGAATGATTACCGTGAGGCTCACCATGATGCCGGTCTCTTTTTCACCCTGGCGGACCCCCTGAATGACGGCATCCATCACCTTCTTCAGGTCAAGCTTCCCTTTCCTTGCCATGGACATGGGAGAGAAGCGGAGCTCCATCGCCCTGATATTCTCATTCTTTGCATCCCGCACGCATTCGGTGCTTATTTCCCTGATTGCGTCGGTATTGACAAAAAGCTCGCTGATGGGAGAGAACTTGGACAGAAAATCCCCCAGCGTCTTGTCCTTTTCGGTGATGCACACGTAAGGCTTGAGGGTGTCGGCCGTCGTGGCGGGAAGGCTTATTCCGTACTTGCCGGCCATCCTGATGATAGTCTCAGGCCTCAGGGAGCCCTCGAGGTGGCGGTGAAGATCTATCTTGGGAAGCTTTTTTATCGTATCAGAGAGAGATGAAGTCCCTTTCTCCCCTTCCCTGGGTGCCGCTCCGGAAAGCTCTATGGTATCAGCCGCAGGAGCCGCCTGAGCTTCCTGTGCCTGGGGCGCCGCCAGTTTCCGGTACTCATTGATCCCTTGAGCGAGAGGCTGTATGCTGTCCATAATTCTGACCTGCCATTCCTGTTGACGGTATCATCCTAATATAGTGTAACACAAGGTGCGCCTCCATTCAATGCATGGCATCTTAAAGAATTGTGAACTTATGGGGACAGGCTGTTGGAGTCTGTCCCCTTTTCTGCTATAATAAAGCTATGAAATCCGGGCGTGATACCTTGCTGCTCTTCGTGATGTGCGCCATGATGCTGTTTGTGGCGTCAACGCTCGACTCTTTCAAAGCAAGGAAATATCTCGTCAGCGAGAAAAAACCTTCACTGCGGCATTTTTCCCCTGGAGACCTGCTGCGTGAGCTGGACGGCACGCTGGAAAAAATGGCCCGCAGCCTGACGGAAGGCACAAAGGCCCCTGCAAAAAAGAACGGGAAAGAGGGAGGGGACCTTCAGAAGCCTCAACCTGAAGCCCATTCAGCAGAGACATACTTCACCATGGCAAAGGACTGCTGGAAAAGAAAGGATTACCGCAAGGCCGCCACTTACGGAGAGACGGCCGTCACATGCTGGATAGAGGCGAAAGCCTCCCGGGAAAAGATACTCATGGGACGCGAGTTTCTCGCGAAGGTTTACGAGGCTCTCAAAGACTATGAGAATGCAAAGGTGCAGTATACCCTCCTTGCCGGGATGAATCCCGGAAACTCGCTTTACCGCGTGAAGCTGGCGGAGCTCAAAAAGCGTGAGGACGAAAAGCGGCTCTCATCGGTGAGGGCCCTCGAGAGCCAGGCCCGCGCCGAGAAGAGCAGGGGAAACCACCTGGGCGCAATGGATCTTGCTGAAAAAGCTGTTAACGCTCTTGAGAGGACCGGAGGGCCGTCGAATGAGAAGGCTGCAATGTACGCCCTTCAGGGGGACTGTGCCCGTATCCTCGGCAACCCCTCGCAGGCAGCCAACTTCTACACCCAGGCGCTGAGCCTCAACCCTGCGAACAGCTCTTACAGGGCTTCCTTTAAAACAGTCTCCTCGCAGATAAAGCCTCCTGCGGCCGTGCGATCCTCATCATCCCGCGCCTCCTATTCCACTTACCCGTCCTCCTCTTACTCATCGCCTTCGTACAGCAGGTACCCTTCATCATCCCTTTATGTGTCCCCCTCCCAGGGCTCCCTGTCAATCCCCTCTTACTACCCTTCCGGAACCTATTCAGGGTACGGAAGCTCATCATATTCACAGGCCATAAGCGAACAGAACCGCAGCGTTATTGAGGCGTACAACGCCAGGCTGAGGGAGACCCAGGCGAGAAACCAGGCCGTCATCAACAGTTATAACGAGCGGATGCAGCAGCAGATACAGGCACAGAACCAGCAGCTCATACAGGGCGCCCGCTATGGAACCTCCGGCTCCTGGAATTCCTCCAGCTCTCATGGGCCTTCTGTATCTGTCCCCAGGCCCGGCAGATAAAAATGGCTGCCCTCTTGACATCTTTATTTTAATATTGTAATATATGAATGTGGTGATATTATGAAAGAAAAACAGAGCGATATGGCGGAACTGTTCAAAGCCCTGGGCCACCCCACGAGGCTTACCATAGTGGAAGGCCTCACCAAGAACGAGTGCAATGTCATGCATATCGTGGAGTGCCTCAAGATACCCCAGGCTACCATATCACAGCACCTGGCGGTCCTCAAGTCCTGCGGCATCATCAGGGGCGAGAGAAAGGGAACGCAGATATGCTATAAGGTAGTCGATGAGAGGGTAAGAAAGCTTATGAAATTCATTGAAAACAATAAATAACAGCAAAGGAGGAACTACAATGAGCAGCGTGATGGAAGTAACCGATCAGAATTTCCAGACTGAGGTTCTCGAGGCCCCCACGGCGGTGCTGGTGGACTTCTGGGCGCCCTGGTGCGGTCCCTGCAGGATGATGGCGCCTGTCATCGACGGAGTCTCAAAAAAACTGGAAGGATCCGTCAAAGTGGTAAAGCTCAACACCGACGAGAACGGCAAGATCGCCTCTGATTTCAACATCCAGGGGATTCCCAGCCTTCTCATCTTCAAGGGGGGCAAGGAAGTTGACCGCCTTGTGGGATTTACCCAGGAGCCCATGCTGATGGAGAAGCTGAAGCCCTTCATGAAATAGCCGGGCAGGAGAGGAACACTCATGCCCCCGGGGGGCCATCGCCGGAGAGAAGGAAGAATCCCGTTTGACGAGAATGAATGTATCCTTATTACCGCTTTGCATTTTGAAAGGAGCCCCCCATGGATAAAAATACAGGCGCAAAGAAAACCCTTAACAACCTCACTGCAGAGCTTGTGAAAAACAAGATGGAGCTCTCTTACTTCCGCCTCAAGGAATTATACCAGATAAAGAACCTCGAGATAGAGAAGATGGAAGAGAAGATGGCCAAGATGAATGAAAAGGTGAACGATCTGAAGATGGAGCGGGAAAAGCTGGAGGACGAGCTGAACGGCCTCTATGAGTCATATATATGCTATTGCGGGGAAACAGAGCTGCAGCCGGCATTCGAGGGGGCGGAATAGACGTCAGTCGCCGTCAAAGAGAAGGTCGCCGAAAAATCCCGGCTGATGAAAGTCAATCTTCCCCACGGAAGACCAGGCGCAATAGGCGGCATTTTCGGGACACCCTGACACCCTGTAGAAATTTCCCTGCCACCGGCGCTCCTTGAGAGGACTTGAAGAAAAGGCCTCCCACGGAATGATGAAAAGAGACTCCCAGAGTGATTCCTCCCCGTGGACAGAAGAGTGGACCTGAACTCCTGAATGCCACGAAAAATCGGCAATCCTGCGCTCGCCGCTGGCATCAAGGGCAACATCGATGAAGCGGCCGTCAGGGGACGCCTGGAATTCCCTGTAAATCCTGAGATCCCTTGCACGGGGGCCCGCAAAGACCTCAAAGACATCGGAGAGCTGCCAGAGCAGCGGGGTTTTCCCTGTAGCGGGGTCCCGGGGGGTGCCGGGAGGCGCCAGGCGGAGCTCCTCGTACATCCCCCTGAAGAGCACATAAAGGAACTCAGTGTCCCACAGGCAGCGCACCGAGGTTTCTATTCCTGCGGGAAGGGTACTGCCGTCGTAATACGAGAGCTCTGCCGGGGGAGCCCCGGCCCAGAGACCGCTCCTGGCAGGCTCACTGCCGAGTCCGCCCTCCCTGACACGCATGCAGGAGAGAGCCTTGAAGACCTGAGTTTTTTCCATGAGATACTCCTTAGAGGCTTTCCCGCATTTCTCCTGCCTCACTGAAGGGCTGGCACCGGTGTTTTTTCTGTGAGCCTCTCTCTATTCGTATCGCTCCCCCCGGGAGAGAATACCATTCCGGGAATGAGACAGGTGAGTCTCCGCGTCCATGTTTCCTTACTTCGTGAGGTAGCCTTTCTCCTGCAGGTACCCTGCGATATGGCTGGCCATGACCTCGTTTCCCTCCGGGTTGGGGTGGATCAGGTCAGAGAACAGGTATTTATGGTGGTAATTCTGGTAATTGGTGAAGAGGTCAACGAGGTCAATATAGCCGGCATTATTGCAGAAGGCAAGATCATAGACCGCGGCGCGGTAGTGCGTTTCATCGGGCCTCATGCTTGATGTGTTGATCGGCAGGTTGAGAAAGATGACCTCAGTTCCTTCACTGGAGGCCAGCGAGAGAAACTCCTCCATGTTTTCACGGTACTCCTCATAGGGAACCCTGGAGGTGAAATTGCTTTTTCCCCGCATGGATTCAAAGATCTCTTCGCCGCTGAGCCTGGCCCTGAGCATCCGGTAAAAGGCGCTCTTCTGAAGAGAGGTCTTGAGGATTTTCGCGGCTTCCGACGAGGAGAGCCTCTCCCGGTCAGTGACCATCTGAGGGTGAATATCGTTGTTGAGGAAAGCGATTATCAGCAGGTCGGGCCTGTATTTCATCGCCGTCCTCCGGTAAAACTCAAGGCCCTGGAGGGATGAATACCCCATGCACCCTCCATTGATCACCTGCACAGGCTTCGTGAGATTTTTCGCTGAAAGAATCCTTTGAAGATAGTACGGGTAGGTCTCATTATCGGAGATGCCAATGTTTCCGAAGGTCACCGAGTCGCCAAGACATAAGATCCTGTAAGTGCCGGGAGGCTTTGCAACGGTGACGGGACCGGCACCGATCCATGTCCTGAAGCCGTCAGAGGTGGTGGAGAGCCAGTAAGTTGCCCTTGGAGTCTTGATTTTGAAATTCACCAGGTTTTTTTGAGGTGAGAAGAGCAGATAGGGATCGGGGACAAAGACCTCCTGATCGCGGTAACAGAGCCTGGCTGCCCCTTCGAGAAGGCATAGAAGAATGGCGGTGGTGATGACGGTGGCGAAGAGCAGCCTTTTGTTGAAGGCCCGCCTGGCCGCTATACCTGAGCCACTGGGCTCAGCCTCACTCTGCTCCGGTGCTTTGAGCGGATCGTCTTGGGACATTGCCGGTTTTCCTGCAGGGATTTTTGTTAGGTGTCACTCTTTTTCCCCGCTCACAGGGGAAGTCCTTTTTTCTCACGGGGGAAAAAGAGGGTGCCGGAGCGGATGAGCGGGATCCTGAAAAGAAAAAGCGGTTTTCACACCAATGCATTTTCCGAATCCCCATATGAAGAGCCTTCCAGCGGAGGAAGGGAACTTGAGAATCGCTGCCTTATTGGCATTGGCCTGCGAACGGCCTGGAAAAGATTACCTGCTATTGATGGAAAAATGAGTATGTGCTAAACTTGAAGCATGAAGAAACCCACTGTTTATCTGGAGACCACAATAGCAGGGTACCTCGCAGGGAGGCGGAGCCGTGACATTGTCGTGCTTGCCCACCAGGAGCTTACCCACATCTGGTGGGAAAACCATAGTTCCAGGTTTCGGCTTTATACCTCCGAGATTGTTCTGCAGGAAGCACAGATGGGCGACATTGACGCCGCCGCAAGAAGAATGAGCTATCTGGCAGGAATCCCTCTTATTGCCGTCAACGAAAAAGTCAGGGAACTCGCCGTACTTTATATGACCGAACTCGGATTCCCTAAGAAAGCACTCATTGATGCCCTCCATCTTGCCATATCAGTCCATTCTGCCATGGACTATCTGCTCACCTGGAACTGCACTCATCTTGCCAATGAAATCTTTCAAAGAAGACTGGTCAAAACAAACAATTCGCTGTCACATCATACTCCCCTGATAGTAACACCTGAAAATCTTATACAAGAAGAAGGGAGAGGCATAGAATGCTGAAAGATCCCATTGTTGAGGAGATCCGGCAATTACGGGAGAAGCTTGCTTCAGAACATGATTTTGATATGAACAAAATTTATAATTTCCTCATGGAATGCCAGGCACATTCAGGCGCCACATATCAAGAAAAGAGAAGTGCCAGACACAAAGCCGCGCGGGGAAAAGCTGCAGAGCTCCATTAAACGCCCTGAGCTGGAGGCGAAAAGAGCTGCTCTCTCTTGAGCCACCCAGCTCCGCATCATAGAGAGAGCTGCCCTTTTCAATATCTCTTCGCTCAGCTCAAAAAACTACCCCGCATGGCAGAAATATTTCTTAAAAAATCATTCTGCGCCGCCCCTTTCCACACCCCTCCCATTTCGCTTCAGCAATGCGCCTTTTCTCTTCACTGGAGGGGCTTTCAGGGACTCGTGGTGAAAAAATCGCAAAACAGGCCTTTCCGTCTCTCCCCGGCAGCGTGGTGATGGCTCTAAAATCCCATAACCATAGGTTTTTTCGATATTTCATTATTTGACATTCCACTTCATTTGTCCTATAATAATTATAGATACATTTGTTTCCATCAAAATAAAATCACTTACGAAAGGAGTATTATCGTGAATATCAAGGCTGGCTCTCACCTCAGGGAGGCCCCTCACCGGGAGGCTGATCAGGCCACCAAGGCCAGGTTTGCTTCTCCAGCGATGATCCGCGAGTATCCCGGCTACGAGGCCGTCATGGAGGGCGGGCAGGTCTTCAATGCCATCCCCGGCTTTCCGCTGGTGACGTACGGCGCCGACGAGGTGCTCTCGCGCTCGAACTGCCGCCACATTTTCCGCGATCTCGCCGGGGAGGTCCTGGACTGGAACCTCTGGTGCCTCTCCTCCGCCGGCACAAAGCTTGATATTCTCATAGGGGAAGCCCTTCTTTCTCTCAACGGGAAGCTCGAGAAGCTCGGCTATGTGCGGGTTTCAGACTTCGTGCGCGAGGAGCTGGGGATCTCTTCCCGGAGCGGCCATGAGCTGATGCGGTATACGAAGGCCCTTCAGAAGCTCCCCCTCATCAGGGAGGCTCTTGAAAAGGGGCTTCTGCGCAAAAGTGCGCTGCGGTATCTCTTCCAGGCCGTCACGCCCGAAACCGAGGCGGAGTGGCTCTCAAAAGCCATGCAGTGCACCATAAGACAAATTGAAGAGGAGGTGAAGTGTTTCAAATCCGGTGCCGAGGGAAGCGGCATCAATTCATTCGCTGCCGCCGATGACGACGAAGAGGACGCAGGGAGCCTCGCAGTGAGCGTGCGGGCTCCTTTTTCTGTTGCCGCAAAATGGGACCGGGCGCTGGAAGTGTTCCGCAGGATGGAGGAGGTGGAGCTCTCTTCGGAGTCTTTCGTGGAGGCTCTTCTCGCCGAATTCTCCGCTTCGGCGCCGAGCATTGGGATCGGGGTGCAGGGCACCACAGTACAGGCACCGGAGGATTCCGATTCCGGGACAGGGAAGCCTGAGGCTCGGGAGGCCGCGGGAGCTTCTCTCTGCCGCTCGCAGGGGAAAGACTCCCAGGGAGCCTGCGTCACCCACGGCGAGGGGGCATACTCTCGGAATAGCCTTGATGCTTCCGGCACCAAGGAGAACGGAACCGATCCCGCCATCGAGAAGAAAGCCCTTCTCCTTGGCGCCCTGGCGGGTGCCATCGGCTCCCTCGATGACGAGGCCTCCTTCGGCGAGCGGGACAAGGAGCTTGCCCGCCAGGTCCACAAGGATCTTGAAGAGATATCGCACCTCTGGGAGTTCCTGCCCTGGAAGCCTGTCACGGTGGAGCTTCCCCCGGAGTTTCAGGCTCCCGGGAGTCACTGCTCCGATGCCGATACCACCGTCACCCCTGACGGGACCCTGGTGCATCCTCCCGCCGATCCCTTCGAGACGGTCTCCCGCCTCCGGAAGATGGCTTCCCTGCGGCACTCCCTCTCCTTCTACCAGGGGAGGCTCCTGCGGACTCTCAACAATTTCGGTCTCTATAAGGACATGCTCTTCCTCTCCCTGGGGCATTACACCAGGGAGCGCCTCGGGATGTCCCGCAGCACCGCGTATTCTCTCATCAAATTAGAAAGGAGTTATCTGGAATATCCCGATATGCTGGACCTTGTGCAGGTGGGAAAGCTCTCCCCTGAGCAGGCGCGGCATCTCGCCAGGGTCTTCATTGAGGGAACCCGCGTCCAGGGAGCATGGCTCTCCTATGCACAGGAGGTGCCGGTTGCCACCCTGATGGCTGCCGTTGAAGGGTTCCTCCGCTTCGCGAAGAGGGCGGTCCACAAAAAGTGGGACATCCATCCCGAGGCCTTCGAGGTGGCCGTCACGGGAAGGTCCGTCAAGAGGGTTTCCCCCGCAATCTCTAATGCCATGGAACCCAGTGGGGATATGGGTTTGGATGCCACCGTCCAGATTTCCGCACAGCAAAAAACAGGGGAAGGGGGACATAGTTCCAGGGGAGCCGTCATCTGGGAGGTCACCCAGGGCAGGGAGCACCCCGATCTCCCTGAGATTCTCTCGATCCTCTCGGGAGAGACCCCGAAAGAAGGAACCTTCGGATCAAATCCCTCAGACCGGGGCGCCATCATCCGCTTCTTCATCAAAAAAGATCTTGTCCCCCTCTGGAACCACGCGGTGAGACTCTGGGCCGCCGGCAGGTCCGAAGAAGCCGCCGAGGGCGGGCAGGAGCTCGCGCTCTTCATCGAGGCCCTTCTTGACACTTTCCTCTCCGCCTGGGACCTCCCCGAGAAGCGGGACATCCACCACCGCACCCTGGCCCGTGATAATTACCAGTGCCAGGCTCCCGGCTGCAAGTGCCGGCGCAACCTTCATTCCCATCATATCATCTTCCGCTCACACGGGGGAAGTGACAAACTTCAAAACAGAATCACCCTCTGCATGGCCCACCACCTGCGGTGCCTCCACGAGGGCCACCTCATCATCAGGGGCCGGGCGCCCTATGGCCTTACCTTCATCTTTCCCCGCGATAGACGAGGCTTTTAACTATGCAGGAAATAATGCTTATGCCAAGAGGCCCGGGGGAAACGGGGCATTGAAAGGAGTTTTCCGTCCCTCTGTGAAATACCACAGAGGGACTTTTGCTTCTACCTTGTCATGGGCCCGGTTTTTTGCTAGAATTTAAAGAGAACGGAAAACGGGAGCCTCTCTCAGGATACATCACCATAGATGCCGCCAGGGTTTTTGGCGGCACGGAAACAAGGAGCAAAGCTGTGGAAAGCTATACCAGACACACCCGACGGCTCCTGCGCGGCACCACCCTCGCAGAGCTTCTCATCGCCACGTTCATCTTCGGCTTTCTCACCATGATCCTGCTGGGCATCATCAACTTCGGCACCCAGACGTGGAAGAAGGTGGAGTCCCGCTCGTCCACGGAGAAGGACATCCGCCGGGCGCTCCTCGACCTCTCCAAGACCATGAGAAACACCGACGTGGCCACCTTCAACTGCTCAGGCTCATATTCAAAATCAATTAACGGAAAAACCTTCGTAGTGCCCTGGATGGCCTTCAAGACGGCACAGGCAGTGGAGCTTTACGACCCCGAGTTCGTCGGATTTGACGGAACTACGGATACCAACAGGATGCAGTGGACTTACTTCATCCTTTACTATGCCGTGCCGCCGACAAATGACAACTGCCAGGGCGATACGGCAGCGGAAAAATATTGCCCCCACAAGATTCTCATCAAGAAATTCCTGGCGGTAAGCGGGACAGGAACAGGGGGCACCGATGCAAATATTACCAATAAGACATACCTCTCTTCCAGCGATGTGGACCCCTACCTTACGCAGACAGAATCGGCAAAAGACGTGGCGTCCGGCACGGAAAAAGCCGTGGACACCACTCTCGGCCCCTCTGTGTCGGTAGTTGCCCGCAATGTGCTCAATTTCGCCCCGGGATTCAACGATTTGAAGAACTCTCGATCATATGGAATCACTGCATCAATCCCCCAGGTTGCTTTTTCATTGAAATGCTTCAAGGTCCTGGAGTATGCAAAGTCGGGAGCCATAGGTACGTCCGATCTCGCGTCAAGCCTCATCCCCTCCACCATGTCCATCCAGGTGGACCAGAAAATCATCCCGGCCAACAATTACTGCCCATGATACCGTGAAGGCACTTCACAGGAACCGCCTGCTCCATGGAAGCGCCTTTGCCGCAGGCTGCATCCTCCTGGTCATGCTCATCTCAAGTGCAGGAGTGCAGCCTTTCCTGAGGACCCTCTCCCGCCTGTCACCAGCGGCGATAGCAGCAGCCCTCGCACTCTATTGCGTGGTCTGGCTCCTCAGGACCATGAGGCTCTCGAGGTTCATCTCCCATAGGGGAGAGGCTATTCGCGCTGCGGACCTTTTCAGGATGCATATCGCCAGCTATGCCCTCAACTCCATTCTGCCGGCCAAGCTCGGCGACGCTGCCCTGGCCGGCGTCCTCGCCGCAAGGGGATTCTCCCTGGGAAGCGCCGCCGCCGTGGTGCTCCAGATGAGGATACAAGATATAATGGCAGTGATTATCTGCATTATCCCCTCTCTTTTCATGATTGCCGAAAAAGACATGCCCTCATGGATTGTGACTCTCATGCTGGTATGCCTCGCTCTTGCGGCAGTTCCCATTGTCACACTTCTTCTTGACAGGAAGCAACGGATAGGCGATTTGCTGATGCAGGCGGAAAAGAGCTTCGGCCACCGCATAGTGAAAATGGCAGCGC carries:
- a CDS encoding SGNH/GDSL hydrolase family protein codes for the protein MSQDDPLKAPEQSEAEPSGSGIAARRAFNKRLLFATVITTAILLCLLEGAARLCYRDQEVFVPDPYLLFSPQKNLVNFKIKTPRATYWLSTTSDGFRTWIGAGPVTVAKPPGTYRILCLGDSVTFGNIGISDNETYPYYLQRILSAKNLTKPVQVINGGCMGYSSLQGLEFYRRTAMKYRPDLLIIAFLNNDIHPQMVTDRERLSSSEAAKILKTSLQKSAFYRMLRARLSGEEIFESMRGKSNFTSRVPYEEYRENMEEFLSLASSEGTEVIFLNLPINTSSMRPDETHYRAAVYDLAFCNNAGYIDLVDLFTNYQNYHHKYLFSDLIHPNPEGNEVMASHIAGYLQEKGYLTK
- a CDS encoding type II toxin-antitoxin system VapC family toxin, encoding MKKPTVYLETTIAGYLAGRRSRDIVVLAHQELTHIWWENHSSRFRLYTSEIVLQEAQMGDIDAAARRMSYLAGIPLIAVNEKVRELAVLYMTELGFPKKALIDALHLAISVHSAMDYLLTWNCTHLANEIFQRRLVKTNNSLSHHTPLIVTPENLIQEEGRGIEC
- a CDS encoding lysylphosphatidylglycerol synthase transmembrane domain-containing protein, yielding MKALHRNRLLHGSAFAAGCILLVMLISSAGVQPFLRTLSRLSPAAIAAALALYCVVWLLRTMRLSRFISHRGEAIRAADLFRMHIASYALNSILPAKLGDAALAGVLAARGFSLGSAAAVVLQMRIQDIMAVIICIIPSLFMIAEKDMPSWIVTLMLVCLALAAVPIVTLLLDRKQRIGDLLMQAEKSFGHRIVKMAALQTHEAYKASQAMVFDGKLMSSTGVLSLLIWIFEGLTAYAVAIALGISLPFFAVTGAMAMANAGKGIIAVPGGIGVHESIFSGMLVLLGTPLESAVALAFLDHMLKKSFNMLIGFPAAAALGMDSKTAKSVTPS